A genome region from Sphaeramia orbicularis chromosome 19, fSphaOr1.1, whole genome shotgun sequence includes the following:
- the klhl11 gene encoding kelch-like protein 11, with amino-acid sequence MSVSGCLFTCAVCVCDFLPRILHSPLVHLRLGPGGMAAAGGGGGGPEDGSRSPGPGLLTGDEDPEEAEEFTCPAHCSELARRQDEQRKAGLFCDVDLLFGPNLRTVSAHRSVLSAASEYFSLLLGGSASGSGPVELTDWRSTPGPDPDTVDRVIQFMYTGEITVTTANVHQVLELADRFLLANLKDFCGEFLKKKLNLTNCVAVHSLALTYNLDQLVQGATTVIRQNFHKVIRSDEFYTLPFHLVRGWLSDSEITVDSEQELFEVVVKWVHQNTEERERHFEELFRLLRLTQIAPTYLTRVVRKELLVADNAACWQLVNDALEVHAISFDSFKSPDHVMKMQPRFGQTMDVIMVVGGLSEGCDYLSECVGYFVAEDRWINLSHIHNHLDGHAITVTDSHVYVAGSMEPGFAKTVERYNPSINTWEQVSSLNTRKHSFGLTSVKNVLYSIGGHGNFSPGFKDVSVYVPEQDQWHSLEPAPKVLRDVKTVTVDERYVYILARTPVDMEDDDGLRTVTSCYDTESHKWQEVDSLPLIDNYCIFQMAVACTNFYHTASCCPKSYQVTFEAAQQKISTNISEDILDSLPPEVITTEGAAICYLGEDVFIIGGWRNNNSSSSLDKQYRKEAYRYSAERKRWMLLPPMPQPRCRAAACHVRIPYQYLHGCQRYPMPHNLARQRDRMQQMQQLHRRSLTLRRQLHSQIEC; translated from the exons ATGTCCGTATCTGGATGTTTGTTCACGTGCGCGGTGTGTGTCTGTGACTTCCTCCCGCGGATACTCCACAGCCCCCTCGTGCACCTTAGACTCGGCCCCGGTGGCATGGCAgcggcaggaggaggaggaggagggccggAGGACGGCAGCCGGAGCCCCGGACCCGGACTGCTAACAGGTGACGAGGACCCGGAGGAGGCCGAGGAGTTCACCTGCCCGGCCCACTGCTCGGAGCTGGCCCGCCGGCAGGACGAGCAGCGGAAGGCGGGGCTGTTCTGCGACGTGGACCTGCTGTTCGGTCCGAACCTCCGCACCGTGTCCGCACACCGGTCCGTGCTGTCCGCGGCGTCCGAATACTTCTCGCTGCTGCTGGGCGGATCCGCGTCAGGGTCCGGCCCGGTGGAGCTCACCGACTGGAGGTCTACACCCGGACCGGACCCGGACACAGTGGACCGGGTCATTCAGTTCATGTACACCGGAGAAATCACGGTGACCACTGCCAATGTGCACCAAGTGTTGGAACTTGCTGACAG GTTCCTGTTGGCGAATCTTAAGGATTTCTGTGGAGAGTTTCTGAAGAAGAAGTTAAACCTGACCAACTGCGTGGCGGTGCACAGCCTGGCCCTCACCTACAACCTGGATCAGCTGGTCCAAGGAGCCACCACCGTGATTCGACAGAACTTCCACAAAGTTATCCGCAGTGATGAATTCTACACGCTGCCTTTCCACCTGGTGCGAGGCTGGCTGTCCGACTCAGAAATCACTGTGGATTCAGAGCAGGAGTTGTTTGAGGTTGTTGTTAAATGGGTGCACCAAAACACAGAGGAGCGGGAGAGGCACTTTGAGGAGCTGTTCAGGCTTTTAAGGCTGACACAGATCGCTCCGACCTACCTGACCAGAGTGGTGAGGAAGGAGCTCTTAGTGGCCGATAATGCGGCTTGTTGGCAGTTGGTGAACGATGCTCTTGAAGTCCACGCCATAAGCTTCGACAGCTTCAAGTCACCTGATCATGTGATGAAAATGCAGCCCCGTTTTGGCCAAACCATGGATGTAATCATGGTGGTGGGCGGTCTTTCAGAGGGTTGTGACTATCTGAGTGAGTGTGTGGGATACTTTGTTGCCGAAGACCGTTGGATCAACCTGTCACACATTCACAACCACCTGGATGGACATGCAATCACAGTCACCGACAGCCATGTTTATGTAGCGGGGTCTATGGAACCAGGTTTTGCGAAGACTGTGGAGCGCTACAACCCCAGCATCAACACCTGGGAGCAGGTGAGCAGTCTGAACACGCGCAAACACTCCTTTGGCCTCACGTCCGTTAAAAATGTCCTCTATAGCATTGGCGGTCACGGCAACTTCAGCCCAGGTTTTAAAGACGTTAGTGTCTACGTGCCTGAACAGGATCAGTGGCACAGTCTGGAGCCAGCGCCAAAGGTTCTGCGTGATGTTAAAACGGTAACCGTAGATGAGCGCTACGTGTACATCCTGGCCAGGACTCCAGTAGACATGGAAGATGATGATGGACTACGTACCGTGACCAGCTGCTATGACACAGAAAGCCACAAATGGCAGGAAGTGGACTCCTTACCCCTCATCGATAACTACTGTATTTTCCAGATGGCTGTTGCTTGTACCAACTTCTACCACACAGCCTCCTGCTGTCCCAAGAGCTACCAGGTGACATTTGAAGCCGCTCAGCAAAAAATAAGCACCAACATCTCTGAAGACATTCTGGACAGCCTTCCTCCAGAGGTCATCACCACTGAAGGTGCTGCCATTTGCTATTTGGGGGAAGACGTCTTCATCATCGGGGGTTGGaggaacaacaacagcagcagcagcttggaCAAGCAGTATCGGAAGGAGGCATACCGTTACAGTGCTGAGAGGAAGCGCTGGATGCTGCTGCCTCCGATGCCCCAGCCGCGCTGCAGAGCTGCCGCCTGCCATGTTCGCATCCCGTACCAGTATCTTCACGGCTGCCAGCGCTACCCCATGCCCCACAACCTGGCCCGCCAGCGAGACCGCATGCAGCAGATGCAGCAGCTGCATCGCCGTAGCCTCACTCTGCGGCGGCAGCTGCATTCTCAGATTGAATGTTGA
- the LOC115410456 gene encoding 7-methylguanosine phosphate-specific 5'-nucleotidase-like, translating to MIYHIPWIYTPVRTVLAIWHQLTKSEIPELAKCSVLMRERGRVEETIHSMQRAGAGSLQVISDFDMTLTRFAHNGMRVPTTHNILDNRLLINEDCTKKMKELLNTYYPIEIDAGRSTEEKLPLMVEWWTKVHELLIDQRIRKDMLARAVKESSAMLREGYKVFFDHLAEHHIPLLIFSAGVGDVLEEVIRQNHVFHPNINIISNYMDFDHTGVLQAFKGQLIHTFNKRQGALSHAAHLRQVQDRPNVLLLGDSLGDLTMADGVTDTHNILTIGFLNDQVEERKESYINSFDIVLVKDETMDIPNAIVKYVTSSRYSK from the exons ATG ATATACCATATTCCCTGGATCTACACACCAGTGCGGACTGTCTTGGCAATCTGGCACCAGTTGACTAAGAGTGAG ATTCCAGAGCTGGCAAAGTGCTCAGTGCTGATGAGGGAGCGTGGCAGAGTGGAAGAGACCATCCACAGCATGCAGCGTGCAGGTGCAGGCAGCCTTCAG GTAATCTCAGACTTCGACATGACACTGACCAGATTCGCACACAACGGCATGAGAGTACCCACCACTCACA ACATCCTGGACAACCGGTTATTAATTAATGAAGACTGCACTAAAAAG ATGAAGGAGCTGTTGAACACCTACTATCCGATAGAGATTGATGCAGGCCGATCTACTGAAGAGAAACTGCCTCTCATGGTGGAATG GTGGACCAAAGTCCATGAGCTGCTTATTGATCAGAGGATCAGGAAAGACATGCTCGCCAGGGCAGTGAAGGAATCCAGTGCCATGCTCAG ggaggGCTACAAAGTGTTTTTCGATCATCTGGCCGAGCACCACATCCCTTTGCTGATCTTCTCAGCTGGTGTCGGTGACGTCCTGGAGGAGGTGATCCGACAGAACCACGTCTTCCACCCCAACATCAACATCATCTCCAACTACATGGACTTTGACCACACA GGGGTACTTCAAGCCTTCAAAGGTCAACTGATCCACACCTTCAACAAGAGGCAGGGTGCTCTGTCCCATGCTGCTCACCTCAGGCAGGTGCAGGATCGACCCAATGTGCTGCTGCTGGGAGACTCCCTGGGAGACCTGACCATGGCCGACGGGGTGACGGACACCCACAACATCCTGACCATCGGCTTCCTCAACGACCAG GTGGAAGAAAGAAAAGAGTCGTACATCAACTCCTTTGACATCGTACTGGTGAAGGATGAGACGATGGACATCCCAAACGCCATCGTCAAATACGTTACCTCATCCAGATACAGCAAGTAA